In one window of Candidatus Fonsibacter ubiquis DNA:
- a CDS encoding proton-translocating transhydrogenase family protein, which translates to MEIDPIIFRFAIFILSIFVGYYVVWSVTPALHTPLMSVTNAISSVIIVGALVAVGLSPITQGFFGKFPGILGILLASINIFGGFLVTQRMLKMYKKNKKK; encoded by the coding sequence ATGGAAATTGATCCAATTATATTTAGATTTGCTATTTTTATATTATCTATTTTTGTAGGTTATTACGTGGTGTGGAGTGTTACTCCTGCTTTACATACGCCTTTAATGTCAGTGACCAATGCTATTTCATCGGTCATTATTGTTGGAGCTTTAGTTGCTGTAGGTTTATCTCCAATTACTCAAGGATTTTTTGGAAAATTTCCAGGAATACTTGGCATTCTACTTGCTTCCATAAATATTTTTGGAGGTTTTTTAGTTACACAAAGAATGCTGAAAATGTACAAAAAAAATAAAAAGAAATGA
- a CDS encoding formate--tetrahydrofolate ligase, whose protein sequence is MPSDIEIAQKAKMRKIADVARERLGIHEDDLENYGRYKAKVSFSYLNKLKNDKDGKLILVTAISPTPAGEGKTTTTVGLGDALNCIGKKTMICLREPSLGPVFGIKGGAAGGGLAQIVPMEDINLHFTGDFAAIAAAHNLLAAVLDNHIYHGNELGIDIKTIQWKRTVDMNDRALRKITLGINEKKEGFPHEGGFEIVAASEIMAIFCLSTSIEDLKKRIGQIVVAYNKKKQPILAKDLKVVGAMTALLKDALAPNLVQTLENNPAFVHGGPFANIAHGCNSVISTKAALKIADYVVTEAGFGADLGAEKFIDIKCRKSNLQPSATVLVATIRAIKYHGGAELSNLTKEDVVAVDKGLVNLERHVENMTKVFNLPCVVAINKFTSDTPAEIQLIFDRMKKLNVKTVLASHWSDGGKGAVDLAKIVVELCENSNQKMQYVYEDKDTLIEKINKIAKKIYRASEVTMDDKVKEQIQNLQNAGYGHMPICIAKTQSSFSTDPKLRGAPSNHSIAVREIRFSAGAEFIVIICGNIMTMPGLSKKPSAENIDYVGGKIVGL, encoded by the coding sequence ATGCCTAGTGACATTGAAATAGCTCAAAAAGCTAAAATGCGAAAAATAGCTGATGTGGCAAGAGAGCGTTTGGGCATCCATGAAGATGATCTTGAAAATTATGGACGCTATAAAGCAAAAGTTTCATTCTCTTATTTAAATAAATTAAAAAATGATAAAGACGGAAAACTAATCTTGGTTACAGCCATAAGTCCAACTCCAGCAGGTGAGGGAAAAACTACAACCACAGTGGGATTAGGTGATGCTCTAAATTGTATTGGTAAAAAAACAATGATTTGTTTACGTGAACCTTCTTTAGGACCTGTCTTTGGAATTAAAGGGGGTGCTGCAGGTGGAGGGCTTGCGCAAATTGTTCCAATGGAAGATATCAATTTGCATTTTACCGGCGATTTTGCTGCGATTGCAGCAGCTCATAATTTATTAGCAGCAGTACTAGATAATCATATTTATCACGGAAATGAATTAGGAATTGATATTAAAACTATTCAATGGAAACGCACTGTAGATATGAATGACCGTGCGCTTCGTAAAATAACTTTAGGAATAAATGAAAAGAAAGAAGGGTTCCCTCATGAAGGAGGTTTTGAAATTGTAGCTGCCTCTGAAATCATGGCGATCTTTTGTTTATCAACTTCCATTGAAGATTTAAAAAAACGTATAGGACAAATTGTTGTAGCTTATAATAAAAAAAAACAACCAATTCTTGCAAAGGATTTGAAAGTGGTTGGCGCAATGACTGCGCTTTTGAAAGATGCGTTAGCACCAAATTTAGTACAAACATTAGAAAATAATCCAGCATTTGTTCATGGCGGACCATTTGCAAATATAGCTCACGGTTGTAATTCTGTAATCTCTACAAAAGCTGCATTAAAAATTGCAGACTATGTTGTTACTGAAGCTGGCTTTGGCGCTGATTTAGGTGCTGAAAAATTTATAGATATAAAGTGTAGAAAATCCAATCTTCAGCCATCAGCAACCGTATTAGTTGCAACTATTCGAGCAATAAAATATCACGGCGGCGCTGAGCTTTCTAACTTAACCAAAGAAGATGTTGTAGCTGTTGATAAAGGACTTGTTAATTTAGAGCGACATGTAGAGAACATGACTAAAGTTTTTAATTTACCATGTGTCGTAGCTATTAATAAATTTACAAGTGATACGCCTGCAGAAATTCAATTAATTTTTGATAGAATGAAAAAATTAAATGTTAAAACTGTACTTGCCTCACATTGGAGTGATGGTGGTAAAGGAGCAGTTGATCTTGCAAAAATTGTTGTTGAATTATGTGAGAATTCTAATCAAAAAATGCAATATGTCTATGAAGACAAAGACACATTAATAGAAAAAATTAATAAAATTGCAAAGAAAATTTATAGAGCAAGTGAAGTTACTATGGATGATAAAGTCAAAGAACAAATTCAAAATTTACAGAATGCAGGATATGGACATATGCCAATTTGTATTGCAAAAACTCAAAGTTCTTTTTCAACTGATCCAAAATTAAGAGGGGCGCCTTCAAATCACAGTATTGCAGTTCGTGAAATTCGATTTTCTGCTGGAGCTGAATTTATTGTTATAATTTGTGGGAATATAATGACAATGCCAGGATTATCTAAAAAACCATCTGCAGAAAATATTGATTATGTTGGTGGAAAAATTGTTGGTTTATAA
- a CDS encoding Re/Si-specific NAD(P)(+) transhydrogenase subunit alpha translates to MILGSVIDSDINEKRIAISLDTIKKYISNGFSVQLEKDFGKNSNINDSELQKLGAKILTKEEVYKTSDIIIKINCPNETEISLIKEGAILIGSFFPHLNKDKINKLLKKNIKIFSLELLPRITRAQSMDILSSQANLAGYKAVIDSVYEFNKAVPMMMTAAGTITPAKFFVIGAGVAGLQAIATAKRLGGVVSATDVRAASKEQVESLGGKFVFVESTKNLETSGGYAKELDEDDKKKQEELLKTTIKNQDIVICTALIPGKKAPRIVTEEMVKSMKSGSVICDLAVEQGGNSAFSEPGKISIVNGVKIIGYKNFPSRISESASILFAKNILNFLEIIYDKVGKKIKIDENDEIIKAVYINKEIH, encoded by the coding sequence ATGATATTAGGATCAGTAATTGATAGTGATATAAATGAAAAGCGCATAGCCATTTCTTTAGATACAATTAAAAAATATATTTCTAACGGATTTTCTGTTCAATTAGAAAAAGATTTTGGAAAAAACTCAAATATTAATGATAGTGAACTGCAAAAGTTAGGAGCAAAAATATTAACTAAAGAAGAAGTTTATAAAACTTCTGATATTATTATTAAAATTAACTGTCCAAATGAAACTGAAATTTCTTTAATAAAAGAAGGCGCTATATTAATTGGTAGTTTTTTTCCTCATTTAAACAAAGATAAAATAAATAAACTCTTAAAAAAAAATATTAAAATATTTTCTTTAGAGTTACTTCCAAGAATTACCAGAGCTCAATCAATGGATATTTTATCCTCACAGGCAAATCTAGCAGGATACAAAGCAGTTATAGATTCAGTTTATGAATTTAATAAAGCAGTGCCAATGATGATGACTGCCGCAGGCACAATAACTCCTGCAAAATTTTTTGTTATCGGAGCAGGTGTTGCGGGATTACAAGCTATTGCAACTGCAAAAAGATTAGGTGGAGTTGTATCTGCAACAGATGTAAGAGCCGCTTCAAAAGAGCAAGTTGAAAGTTTAGGGGGAAAATTTGTATTTGTTGAAAGTACAAAGAATTTAGAAACTAGTGGAGGCTACGCAAAAGAGCTAGATGAAGATGATAAAAAAAAACAAGAAGAATTATTAAAAACTACAATAAAAAATCAAGACATTGTGATTTGTACTGCTTTAATTCCAGGTAAAAAAGCTCCAAGAATTGTGACCGAAGAAATGGTCAAATCAATGAAGAGTGGTTCGGTTATTTGCGATTTAGCCGTTGAGCAGGGTGGAAATTCTGCTTTTTCAGAGCCAGGAAAAATTTCAATTGTAAATGGGGTAAAAATTATAGGATATAAAAATTTTCCTAGTAGAATTTCAGAAAGTGCGTCTATTTTGTTCGCAAAAAATATCTTAAACTTTTTAGAAATTATCTACGATAAAGTTGGTAAGAAGATAAAAATTGATGAGAATGATGAAATTATTAAAGCAGTTTATATAAATAAGGAGATTCATTAA
- a CDS encoding ABC transporter ATP-binding protein: MVDKRKFKIGKPILEVKNISLSFGGVKAITNISFNVLEHEIRAIIGPNGAGKSSMLNCINGIYKPQEGKVLFNGEEVKPITPNIMAQKGISRTFQNLALFKRMSVLDNILVGRKLHTKSSFLEVALQLPRATREEKINREKSEEIVKFLEIENIKNTEVGKLPYGLQKKVELGRALATEAPILLLDEPMAGMNVEEKRDMCRFILKINDELGTTIVLIEHDMGVVMDISDRVVVLDYGKVIGDDIPDVVRADQKVIDAYLGVAHD; this comes from the coding sequence ATGGTTGATAAAAGAAAATTTAAAATTGGCAAACCGATACTGGAAGTAAAAAATATTTCTTTAAGCTTCGGTGGAGTTAAGGCTATTACCAACATTTCTTTTAACGTCTTAGAGCATGAAATAAGGGCGATTATCGGACCTAATGGAGCTGGTAAAAGCTCAATGCTCAATTGCATTAATGGAATTTATAAACCTCAGGAAGGAAAAGTGCTTTTTAATGGGGAAGAAGTAAAACCCATTACACCAAATATTATGGCACAAAAAGGAATTTCTAGAACATTTCAAAATCTTGCTCTTTTTAAAAGAATGTCCGTCTTAGATAATATTTTAGTTGGAAGAAAGCTTCATACAAAATCTAGTTTTCTTGAAGTAGCCTTGCAACTCCCAAGGGCGACTAGAGAAGAAAAAATAAACAGAGAAAAATCTGAGGAGATTGTAAAGTTTTTAGAAATTGAAAATATTAAAAATACAGAAGTTGGAAAACTTCCCTATGGACTGCAAAAAAAAGTAGAACTTGGTCGTGCTCTTGCAACTGAGGCTCCCATATTACTTTTAGATGAACCAATGGCGGGCATGAATGTTGAAGAAAAAAGAGATATGTGCAGATTTATTTTAAAAATAAATGATGAACTTGGAACAACTATAGTTTTAATAGAACATGATATGGGAGTAGTTATGGATATTTCAGATCGTGTTGTCGTTTTAGACTATGGAAAAGTTATCGGAGATGATATTCCTGATGTGGTTAGAGCCGATCAAAAAGTAATTGATGCATACCTAGGAGTTGCCCATGACTGA
- a CDS encoding ABC transporter substrate-binding protein → MFKHLIKKISAIFFAAIFSLSLLPQNLFAQAKTQYFPIPSSRVGPYSAMGTGYYGAQIDYMNYVNATGGVNGVMLTWQECETEYNAAKTVECYQRLMTKDGQKMVVFDTLGTPGAYAVINRMAEDKVVLAQYGYGRTDAADGTVWPWVFNAASSYWSQIAVKLRWMAELEGGGPEKLKGKKIVHLHIDTAYGREPLPTMRRLSKEWGFTLVEIAIAPPGLEQQSQWLQIRQEKPDWVTFWGAGSGMNSTAMTNAARINFPRTKMMYVTFGGAEEDMIPAGDSANGTYVVSNALPGKNYPLIKNIQEKVYKAGKGNLADPKRVGTAYYNRGLGASILWVEALRNAQKKYNKIGQPVTGEEFRDGYEMINLTDARMKELGIEGMLAPFQLSCSQHEGAGKFALMQWDGKAQAFKKVRDWTGPNDPVAIRAQIVESAAKYAQENKITPKKCS, encoded by the coding sequence ATGTTCAAACATTTAATAAAAAAAATATCAGCAATTTTTTTTGCTGCAATTTTTTCTTTATCACTGCTACCTCAGAATTTATTTGCACAAGCCAAGACGCAATATTTTCCGATACCAAGCAGTCGAGTAGGACCATACTCAGCAATGGGTACTGGTTATTACGGCGCACAAATTGATTACATGAATTACGTTAATGCAACAGGTGGCGTTAATGGAGTTATGTTGACTTGGCAAGAGTGCGAAACAGAATATAACGCTGCAAAAACTGTAGAGTGCTACCAAAGACTTATGACTAAAGATGGTCAGAAGATGGTCGTATTTGACACACTTGGAACGCCAGGTGCTTACGCAGTTATCAATCGAATGGCAGAAGACAAAGTTGTTCTAGCTCAGTACGGGTATGGAAGAACAGATGCTGCTGATGGCACAGTTTGGCCTTGGGTATTTAATGCTGCAAGTAGCTACTGGTCACAAATTGCAGTTAAGCTTCGATGGATGGCAGAACTTGAAGGTGGTGGCCCAGAGAAATTAAAGGGTAAAAAAATAGTTCATCTACACATTGATACTGCTTACGGACGTGAGCCGCTTCCAACTATGAGAAGACTTTCTAAGGAATGGGGATTTACATTAGTAGAAATTGCTATTGCTCCTCCAGGATTAGAACAGCAATCTCAGTGGTTACAAATTAGACAGGAAAAACCTGATTGGGTTACTTTTTGGGGCGCAGGTTCTGGAATGAATTCAACAGCGATGACAAATGCTGCTAGAATTAATTTTCCAAGAACAAAAATGATGTATGTAACCTTTGGTGGAGCGGAAGAGGATATGATCCCTGCTGGTGACTCTGCTAATGGAACTTACGTTGTTTCAAATGCTTTACCTGGAAAAAATTATCCTTTGATTAAGAATATTCAGGAAAAAGTCTACAAAGCTGGAAAAGGAAATTTGGCTGATCCAAAACGTGTAGGCACTGCTTATTATAATAGAGGTTTAGGAGCTTCTATTTTATGGGTTGAAGCATTGAGAAATGCACAAAAAAAATATAACAAAATTGGTCAACCAGTAACTGGTGAAGAGTTTAGAGATGGATACGAAATGATCAATTTGACCGACGCTAGAATGAAAGAACTTGGTATTGAAGGGATGTTAGCTCCATTTCAACTTTCTTGTTCTCAGCATGAGGGCGCAGGTAAATTTGCTTTAATGCAATGGGATGGAAAAGCTCAAGCTTTTAAAAAAGTTAGAGACTGGACAGGACCTAATGATCCAGTTGCTATAAGAGCTCAAATCGTAGAGTCGGCAGCTAAGTACGCTCAAGAAAATAAAATTACTCCAAAAAAATGTAGTTAA
- the fdhF gene encoding formate dehydrogenase subunit alpha yields MSSEKRKIAYIDGKPYEIGGHHTSILKFVKGYLGDDKVPTLCDDPNLAPYGACRVCSVEVALIKDGPTKVVASCHTPVVEGQHIFTNNDNLQNLRKNIVELVLTDHPMTCGTCEVNNNCELQKVANNLGISDHRYNNPKQHKGIPKDTSHPYMRMNLDHCINCGRCVRACDEIQGSFVLTMSGRGFESRITTDNDMLFGDSSCVSCGACAHTCPTDAISDIFKSKSADVDKKVRTTCSYCGVGCNLEASIKNNKVVSIDTPKETEVNAGHTCIKGRYAFGFYDHPDRLRTPLIKRNGKFEKASWDEAYDLIKSEFNRIIKNHGPDAIAGISSARCTNEENYLFQKMIRAVVGTNSVDCCARICHSPTAWGMQQTFGMGAATNSTDDIYHADLFLVIGANPTTAHPVTGAKIKQQVMKGKKLIVLDPVTTELANLANYHIKLRPGTNVAVLNMMLHFIVKAKLYNADFIRDRTEGFEKFIKEIERQDVDQLAKVAGVDKQLVKEAAIAYATAGNSMEFHGLGVTEHEQGSKTVMLIADLAMITGNIGRKGVGVNPLRGQNNVQGAADMGCQPHQGAGYFNVADQKVQQYYSEKYGVTHPTKPGLKIPQMFDAAINKELKAVWIIGEDIVQTDPNSAHVIEAMESLEFLVVQEIFMSETAKLATVVLPGTTFLEKDGTFTNTERRIQRVNRAAPPLPGTKPDGVIVAEMMQRFGFKQPDYNADQVLKEIADVVPFFKGVTRERLGAYGLQWPVDEDGTDTKILYKETFKLGKGQLKNFDWKESTEIETNQKEYPLILTTSRALQHYNCGTMTRRTSNIDIMDEDILLIHPIDAAERDLITGDFGRLYSGRGKVDLKVEVTDKVKKGVVFTTFHFPEHMVNMVTGHGKDEETMCAEYKVSSVDVKKISNRFEPKEKEKEHQVQVK; encoded by the coding sequence ATGAGCTCAGAAAAAAGAAAAATAGCTTATATTGATGGAAAGCCATATGAAATTGGTGGTCATCACACGTCTATACTAAAATTTGTTAAAGGTTATTTAGGAGATGATAAAGTTCCAACTCTCTGTGACGATCCAAACCTAGCACCATATGGCGCTTGTCGAGTTTGTTCTGTTGAAGTTGCATTAATTAAAGATGGGCCAACTAAAGTAGTTGCTTCCTGTCATACACCAGTTGTTGAAGGTCAGCATATATTTACTAATAACGACAATCTTCAAAATCTTAGAAAAAATATTGTTGAACTTGTTTTAACTGACCATCCAATGACTTGTGGAACCTGCGAAGTAAATAATAATTGCGAACTTCAAAAAGTTGCTAATAATTTAGGAATTTCTGATCACCGTTATAATAATCCAAAACAACACAAAGGCATTCCTAAAGATACTTCTCATCCGTATATGAGAATGAATTTAGACCACTGTATTAATTGCGGAAGATGCGTGCGAGCTTGTGATGAAATTCAAGGCTCTTTTGTTTTAACAATGTCTGGTCGAGGCTTTGAGTCAAGAATTACTACCGACAACGATATGTTATTTGGGGACTCTTCATGTGTTTCTTGTGGAGCATGTGCTCACACTTGTCCAACAGATGCAATTTCAGATATCTTTAAATCTAAATCTGCAGACGTAGACAAAAAAGTTAGAACGACTTGTTCTTATTGTGGAGTTGGATGTAACCTTGAGGCATCAATTAAAAATAATAAAGTAGTATCCATCGACACTCCTAAAGAGACAGAAGTGAATGCAGGTCATACTTGTATTAAAGGTAGATATGCATTTGGTTTTTATGATCACCCTGACAGACTAAGAACTCCGTTAATAAAAAGAAATGGAAAATTTGAAAAGGCTTCTTGGGATGAAGCTTATGATTTAATTAAAAGTGAATTTAATAGAATTATAAAAAATCACGGACCTGATGCGATTGCTGGTATTTCTTCAGCAAGGTGTACTAACGAGGAAAATTATTTATTTCAAAAAATGATTAGAGCAGTTGTTGGCACTAATAGTGTTGATTGCTGCGCACGAATTTGTCACTCACCCACAGCTTGGGGTATGCAACAAACTTTTGGTATGGGGGCCGCCACTAACTCTACAGACGATATTTATCATGCAGATTTATTCTTAGTGATCGGAGCAAATCCAACTACTGCCCACCCAGTAACTGGAGCTAAAATTAAACAACAAGTAATGAAAGGTAAAAAACTAATTGTTTTAGACCCAGTAACTACAGAACTTGCAAATCTTGCTAATTATCACATTAAATTAAGACCAGGAACGAATGTTGCTGTTCTAAATATGATGTTACATTTTATCGTCAAAGCTAAATTATATAACGCTGATTTTATTAGAGATCGAACTGAAGGTTTTGAAAAATTTATTAAAGAAATCGAAAGACAAGACGTTGATCAATTAGCAAAAGTTGCTGGTGTTGATAAACAGTTAGTCAAAGAAGCAGCTATCGCCTATGCCACTGCGGGCAATTCTATGGAATTTCATGGATTGGGAGTTACGGAGCATGAGCAAGGTTCAAAAACAGTTATGCTAATTGCTGACCTTGCAATGATCACAGGAAATATTGGAAGAAAAGGCGTTGGTGTAAATCCTCTTCGAGGACAAAATAATGTTCAAGGTGCCGCAGATATGGGATGTCAACCACATCAAGGAGCTGGTTACTTTAATGTTGCAGATCAAAAAGTTCAACAATACTACAGTGAAAAATACGGAGTAACTCACCCAACTAAACCTGGTTTAAAAATTCCTCAAATGTTTGATGCTGCAATTAATAAAGAACTTAAAGCAGTTTGGATAATTGGTGAGGATATCGTTCAAACTGATCCTAATAGTGCTCATGTTATTGAGGCTATGGAGTCGTTAGAATTTTTAGTTGTTCAGGAAATATTCATGAGCGAAACTGCAAAACTTGCAACTGTAGTTTTACCAGGAACAACTTTCTTAGAAAAAGACGGCACATTTACAAATACAGAAAGAAGAATTCAAAGAGTTAATAGAGCTGCACCTCCTTTACCAGGAACTAAACCAGATGGAGTTATAGTTGCTGAAATGATGCAAAGATTTGGATTTAAACAACCAGATTATAATGCAGATCAAGTGCTAAAAGAAATTGCAGATGTAGTTCCGTTCTTTAAAGGCGTTACAAGAGAAAGACTGGGTGCATATGGTTTACAGTGGCCTGTGGATGAAGATGGAACAGATACAAAAATTTTATATAAAGAAACTTTCAAACTTGGAAAAGGCCAACTTAAAAACTTTGATTGGAAAGAATCTACTGAAATAGAAACCAATCAAAAAGAATATCCATTAATATTAACAACAAGCCGTGCATTACAACATTATAATTGTGGAACAATGACGAGAAGAACAAGCAATATCGATATTATGGATGAAGATATTCTATTAATTCACCCAATAGATGCTGCTGAGAGAGATTTAATAACAGGAGACTTTGGTAGATTATATTCCGGAAGAGGCAAAGTTGATCTTAAAGTAGAAGTTACTGATAAAGTAAAAAAAGGGGTTGTATTTACTACGTTTCATTTTCCAGAACACATGGTCAATATGGTAACTGGTCATGGAAAAGATGAAGAAACAATGTGTGCAGAATATAAAGTTTCCTCAGTGGATGTTAAGAAAATTTCAAATCGTTTTGAACCCAAAGAAAAAGAAAAAGAACATCAAGTTCAAGTTAAATAA
- a CDS encoding branched-chain amino acid ABC transporter permease, which produces MTESILFFFEVLVGGLLSGTMYSLVALGFVLIYKASATFNFAQGAMVFFAVLSFVGFMEYGMPFAVAFVATVFLMILVGMLTERLVLRPLMNQSEDTVLMATIGLGFVLEGLAQAKWGVEVRKLSLGIGDFPIPWIADNLKLFISALDLTAGVVALGMIVLLTLLFKFTKIGLGLRAVADDAGAASSIGIPLKHIMLLVWSTAGVVALVAGMMWGARAGVQFALIELALKALPVLIIGGFSSIPGAIVGGLLVGAVEKILEVYIGPFFKGGIEAWAPYMLSILFLLYRPEGLFGEKIIRRV; this is translated from the coding sequence ATGACTGAGTCGATTTTATTTTTCTTTGAAGTTTTAGTTGGCGGATTATTGTCAGGAACAATGTATTCCCTAGTTGCATTAGGTTTTGTTCTTATTTACAAAGCCTCCGCTACATTTAATTTTGCACAGGGGGCCATGGTATTCTTTGCAGTCCTTTCATTCGTAGGATTTATGGAATATGGAATGCCATTCGCAGTAGCTTTTGTCGCAACTGTTTTTTTAATGATATTAGTTGGAATGCTTACAGAAAGATTGGTACTTCGCCCTTTAATGAATCAAAGCGAAGATACTGTTTTAATGGCAACAATTGGACTTGGATTTGTTTTAGAGGGTCTTGCACAAGCAAAATGGGGCGTTGAAGTTAGAAAACTAAGTCTTGGAATTGGAGATTTTCCTATTCCGTGGATTGCGGATAATTTAAAATTATTTATTAGTGCACTTGATTTAACAGCTGGTGTAGTTGCTTTAGGTATGATTGTTCTTCTTACTCTTTTATTCAAGTTCACAAAAATTGGACTTGGATTGAGAGCAGTTGCGGATGATGCTGGAGCTGCAAGTTCTATTGGAATTCCTCTAAAGCATATTATGCTACTGGTTTGGTCCACAGCCGGCGTTGTTGCTTTAGTTGCTGGAATGATGTGGGGAGCAAGGGCAGGTGTTCAGTTCGCTCTAATTGAACTGGCATTAAAAGCCTTGCCAGTTTTAATTATTGGAGGATTTTCATCAATTCCAGGAGCAATTGTTGGGGGTTTACTTGTTGGTGCAGTTGAAAAAATTTTAGAAGTTTACATAGGGCCATTTTTTAAAGGTGGTATCGAGGCTTGGGCACCTTATATGTTATCAATATTATTTCTACTTTATAGACCAGAAGGTTTATTTGGAGAAAAAATAATTAGGAGAGTTTAA
- a CDS encoding ABC transporter ATP-binding protein has product MGASVSNILEIKNIEVAYNKVILALHDVSLIVPKGKIVALLGANGAGKSTTLKSISTMLASERGEVTKGTISYDGTEIKKQTPSEMVRLGMVQVLEGRRCFGHLTVEENIISGAYSRKLSRSDLNAEVEKIYSYFKRLKERRKSQAGFTSGGEQQMIAVARAMMAKPKMLLLDEPSMGLAPQLVAEIFHIVKDLNEKEGVSILLAEQNTNIALKNADYAYIIETGNVMLEGSAKSLLNNEKVKELYLGISKGKRLNFKDAIRDSQRKKTN; this is encoded by the coding sequence GTGGGGGCTAGCGTTAGTAATATTTTAGAAATTAAAAACATCGAAGTTGCTTACAATAAAGTTATTTTGGCACTTCACGATGTATCTTTAATTGTTCCAAAGGGAAAAATAGTTGCATTACTTGGTGCAAACGGCGCTGGAAAAAGTACCACACTTAAATCAATATCTACGATGCTTGCCTCTGAAAGAGGAGAAGTGACTAAAGGCACAATTAGTTATGATGGTACTGAAATAAAAAAACAAACACCTTCTGAGATGGTTAGACTTGGGATGGTTCAAGTTTTAGAAGGTAGAAGATGTTTTGGACATTTAACCGTTGAAGAAAATATTATTTCCGGAGCTTATTCACGAAAATTATCGAGAAGCGACTTGAATGCTGAAGTTGAAAAAATTTATAGTTATTTTAAACGATTAAAAGAGAGAAGAAAAAGTCAAGCTGGATTTACCTCAGGTGGTGAGCAACAAATGATTGCGGTGGCACGAGCAATGATGGCAAAACCAAAAATGCTTTTACTTGATGAGCCTTCCATGGGCTTAGCACCCCAGTTAGTTGCTGAAATATTTCATATTGTAAAAGATTTAAATGAAAAAGAAGGTGTAAGTATATTACTTGCTGAACAAAATACTAATATTGCACTTAAAAATGCTGACTATGCATATATTATCGAAACAGGAAATGTGATGTTAGAAGGATCTGCAAAAAGTTTATTAAATAATGAAAAGGTAAAAGAATTATATTTAGGTATCTCCAAAGGGAAACGTTTGAATTTTAAAGATGCAATAAGAGACAGTCAAAGAAAGAAAACAAATTAA
- a CDS encoding branched-chain amino acid ABC transporter permease: MKPVFMRYTKNDIINFIVLLVLGFLVIPNVIKSDYWYTSILIPWLCLTIAALGQNIVMGYTGQLSLGAAGFMCAGAYACYNMMLRIQDMPFLGALVLSGLIAAGLGIIFGLPSLRIRGIYLMVATLASQFFIVWVIDKFGWFKNYDVSGSTTFQKIDINGVPFHSGYMMYLLVAIIVVIITILAINMARGSTGRNWMAVRDMDIAAESMGVSLLKTKLQAFAINAFLCGIAGALYTYTYLKTVEPFAAFNISLSFKIMFMAIIGGLGTISGAFIGAAFILLFPVVLNAIGNNLFHGMIDATIISSIEQIVFGGLIITLMIFEPLGFAKLWETLKQKVTRIKS; encoded by the coding sequence ATGAAACCTGTTTTTATGAGATATACAAAAAACGATATTATAAATTTTATTGTTTTGCTTGTACTAGGGTTTTTGGTCATACCAAATGTTATTAAATCTGATTATTGGTATACGTCCATTTTAATACCTTGGCTTTGTTTGACTATTGCAGCTTTAGGGCAAAATATTGTGATGGGGTATACAGGACAATTATCTTTGGGTGCTGCAGGTTTTATGTGTGCAGGAGCATATGCATGTTACAACATGATGCTGCGAATACAAGATATGCCTTTTTTAGGAGCATTAGTTTTATCAGGATTAATTGCAGCTGGTCTTGGAATTATATTTGGTTTGCCAAGTCTTCGAATTAGAGGAATTTATTTAATGGTTGCAACTTTAGCATCACAATTTTTTATTGTTTGGGTAATAGATAAATTTGGTTGGTTTAAGAACTATGACGTTTCTGGATCAACGACATTTCAGAAAATAGACATCAACGGAGTACCTTTTCACAGTGGATATATGATGTATCTTCTAGTTGCAATAATTGTCGTTATTATAACTATTCTTGCAATTAACATGGCGAGAGGTTCCACGGGTAGAAACTGGATGGCAGTAAGAGACATGGATATTGCCGCAGAGTCCATGGGCGTTTCACTCTTAAAAACTAAATTACAAGCTTTTGCAATTAATGCTTTCTTATGCGGTATAGCCGGCGCACTTTATACTTACACATATTTAAAAACAGTAGAACCATTTGCTGCTTTCAATATTAGTTTATCTTTTAAAATTATGTTTATGGCAATCATTGGGGGGCTTGGTACAATTTCTGGAGCATTTATAGGTGCGGCCTTTATTTTGCTTTTTCCAGTAGTGCTTAATGCAATTGGCAATAATCTTTTTCACGGTATGATTGATGCGACAATCATAAGTTCCATTGAGCAAATTGTATTTGGTGGATTAATCATAACTTTAATGATTTTTGAACCACTTGGATTTGCAAAATTATGGGAAACATTAAAACAAAAAGTAACAAGAATAAAATCTTAA